In one Fundidesulfovibrio magnetotacticus genomic region, the following are encoded:
- a CDS encoding integrase core domain-containing protein, whose translation MDKVVIEDWQMLYNEVRHHSSLGAMTPKLTRTSRLQMEEAGLFCWD comes from the coding sequence GTGGACAAGGTCGTAATCGAGGACTGGCAGATGCTTTACAATGAGGTCCGGCACCACTCAAGCCTGGGCGCGATGACCCCTAAGCTTACGAGGACGTCCCGCCTCCAGATGGAGGAGGCGGGCCTTTTCTGTTGGGACTAG